A stretch of DNA from Methanoplanus endosymbiosus:
GAATTTTGCTTTATCATCAAGTCCTGAGCCACATTTTGGACAGACTTTACCACCATCATCAGACCTTACATCTCCGGAATCGGATTTTTTACTGTTTCTCCCAAATAGTCCCATAAAACACACCACCAATAAAAACCTAAACTCACATATAACTTAAATAAGTGTTCCTGAATCTGACAACTCCGCTTCCTGAGAAGATAATTTATCAAAAAATTTATTCTTAGCAGAATTAACCGTAATATTATTATCTTTCAGATCATTAAGCAGAGAATTAAAAAAAGATTCATCAACAGGCTGAATCCCACCTTCTGTGAGATTATTCCTTGTAATATCTGAAAGTTCATCCACCTGCTTCCTGTGATTCAATGATTTAACATTCAACTTAGCATACCAGTTCTCAAGCATTTCAGGATTCAGATCATCAATTTTATTCAGGATCTGAGCCTCATTTAAAGTTTTTTGCTGCTCCCTGACTGAGATCAGAGTTGTTATGAGACTATAATCTTTTTCAAGATTTAAGCAGGTATCATTTTTTAACTGCCAGGATTCAGAAATTGTCCTTAAACGTAAAGTATAATTGGCTATCTCCACATTATTCTGAAGAGCTGAAGCTTCTGAAAAGAGTATATTTATCTGTCTCTCAAGATTATTTCTCTCAGACTTAACTTTCTTTAACTGATAATCAAGTTTTGCCGCTGATTTTTTAAGCTCCCCTGTTTTAATTGAATCAAAAGAATTTTTTTTAAAAATTCCGGAGAAGATTTTCATAATTACACCCCGTATTTATCGAATTTACCTCTCGCTTTCTTCCATAGCTTTCTCAATATCCTTTTCTATTGAGAACATATGATCAGCTTCATCAAGGTCCAGAGTTCCGGTTTCCACATTATTCCAGATCTCAAACATCTCCTTCTCTGAGTCATCAAGGTCACTGTCAGAATCAGCTATATCCATTGCAAAGATCTGATTAAGATTGTCTAAAACATTATCAAATCCTTTCCCTGCAAGATTTACTTTAATTAGTGAACTTTCAAAGACTTCAGGAGATATATTCTGGATTTTACTCCAGATCTGAGTTTTCTGCAGTTCACGCTGATATTTTTTTATGACAATAAGATTGGTAATAAACATATACTGCTTGTGCATACCCATAAAATTGCGGACTTTTAATTTAGCCTCCATATCAAGTTGTTTAAGCTCCTGAGCAATCATCTTCTTCTTAATCAGATCCGCTCCCACCCCCTCACTAAACTTTAACTTCTTTTCCTTCTCAATTTTGTCAATTTCCTTACGAAGCCGGTTTATGCGGCTTTTAAGCTTAAACTCTTCCTCCTGCAATTCAGGAATTTTAAGTTTGTCAAACTGATTTCTCTTAAAAAGTTCTTTAATGTTCATGATTACCCTCAAAGAGATACTTTTCTTTATTACTAAATAAATCTATCCTCCCAAATGGAGCCACTGCAATAACTCCAACAAATGCCAATCCATAATGGAGGCAAGCATTTATAGAGTAAAAAGTACATTGAATAACAGAATGGGATATCTTTTAATCGTAGATTACAATTCAGATGCTGAACGGAAACGAATTGATGCTACTATTGACAGATGGAAAAAAAGAAAAAAAATTCATAAAGAGAAAGGAGTGATAATACGATTAGGGGACGAAAACATTGAAGACTTCCTAAAGGATCTCTATGCAAGAATGGACGATGGAAGAAAAAATGTCCGGATTTTCTCAGCAGAGAGATGTAACACCGATATTGATGAAATTTCAGAGCGGTATCAGTATGAAACCAACATTGAAACTGAGGTAGTCAGACGTTTTATCCGTTATATCCTCTCAAAATTTAATTCAGGCTATGAGGGAATTAATAACGGAGTTGAGTCCTTTACAGCCTACACGAGAAAAGGACAGGCAAAAGTTGATATTATTTATTTCACGCACCCGGAAAATACAAAGATATCATTATCTGTAAGTGGTTATGGTTCCGTGGTATCTCTGGTTGCAAAGCGTATTGATGAAGAATTAAAATCATATCTCAATAATTATGATGAGAACACACAGTGATATATTGTTCAATAATCTAATCAGATTATCAGAACATGATCTTTTGTTCAGGACTTATAACCGGTAAGACATTTATGCCGGGTATAACCGGAATAAAATTTAAATTAATAAAAGAGGGATTATATGGGAATCGATCTGAGTGGGGTTTTATCAACAGAACTGAAGAAAAATGTAGAGGAATACAAAAAGGCACGCTCCAAAAACGATATCGGAGAGTGCCGCGATAATGCCCATGCATGTGCTGTTTTATGCTACCAGATTGCAGAGCAGCAGCCGGCTTTCAGGGATAAATATATTGCAAATGCAAAGAAATGGGAAAATATCGCCACCGGAAAAATCACCCCTTCTTCCGGAAGTCACAATAAAAATTCTTCTTCCGGGCCGGTAGCAGTAAAAGGTTCTGAAAAAAACTCAGGTAATTCTTCTGAGATTGATTTTGATGCCTCATCGCTTATAGAAACCTCAAGTGTAACCTGGAATGATATCGGAGGGCTTGATGAAGTAAAAAGACTTGTAAAAGAGACTGTTGTGATAGCCGGCCTGAAAAAACCTGATGCGATTAAACCCTGGAAGGGAATTCTTTTATTTGGGCCTCCGGGGACGGGAAAGACAATGATTGCCGCTGCCGCTGCCGGCAGCCTCCATGCTACTTTTTTTAATGTCAAATCAGACAGGGTTTTGTCGAAATATTTTGGCGAGTCATCCAAATTAATATCCTCCCTGTATGAGACAGCAAAAGTAAAAGCTCCATCTATTATTTTTATCGATGAATTCGATGCACTCGGTTCAGCAAGGGGAGAAGGGACAAGTGAGGCATCACGAAAGGTTCTCTCATCTCTGCTAATAGAACTTGACGGTCTTCAGAATAAAAAGAGCGACCACCTTCTTCTGAGTATGGCTGCAACAAATACACCCTGGGATCTGGATACGGCTGTACTTTCACGTTTCCCAAGAAGAATATTTGTTACACTTCCGGATGAGATATCCTGCCGCAGTATTATCCAGATAAATACAGTAGGCCTTGACACCTCAGGGCTTGACTTACCAGGACTTGGAAGAAGATGTGTTGAAAAACTTTATTCCGGAAGAGACATCCAGAACCTCTGCCAGCAGGCAATATGGAATATGATTCATGACAAAAATCCAAGGATGGATGAACTGGCTGATCTTCCGTTCAACGAGCTGAAAAACCGTGTTTTAAATACGAGAGAATTAATAAACAGTGATTTTGAGGAGAGTTTTGAGAGAATACATTCTCCACTGAATAACGATGATCTCAAACAATATAATACATGGAATGATGAATATGGAGAGAGAAGCCAGTGTTAATATTCCAGGTTCAACAGCAGTCCCTGACAAAAATCATAAAAACTACATAATCTTTCAGAAATCAATTTAAAACCCCAAATAAATCCGCATCCACGGCGCGCAAAAAATAGTATGCTATTTTGATATGGCGAGTCATAAGAAGACATTTTTCCTATTTATATTTATTCGGAAGGAAAAAGGAATTCAAAGTAAAAATTAGCATCAAAAAATACAATACATACAATAATAATTTTAAACCATAAATATTAAATGTGCAAAATACAATTGGATTTTTTTGCAATAAACCCAATAATTAAGTAAAATGTAATTTTTAAAAAAAAATTATTAAGCAGACAATCTGACACACAATATATTTCAAAACAGAAATTCATTTTTAAAAATAATTATCAAATAAGAGAATTTTTGATTTTTAAAATTATTCTGAGATTAGAATCGGATTTTAACCAAATAAAAAACATTAATAAACAGATACGATTTCATACGTAATTATGGAAACAATCAATAACAAAAAACACGTCTCAAATGCACATCAGATAACCCTTCAATCAGCCATTTTAGAAGACAATGTACCAATAGATGAAAAACTTGAAACCGCAGAAGTTTATTCAAAAGCCTATAATATCGCAGCAGGAGATTACTTCAAGAAAAAAACGACTTTAAAAAATTCCATTGCCGAGATACTGATGAAGCGGAATAATCTGGTTTACGGATCTGTCGCAGTTGCAGTATTATCATTAATAGTTATATTTATTCTCTTTTTTAACAATGTTCCGGCCACCATAATCTGGGGGATTCCTCCGGTAGTAATTTTAATAGACATAATTACCGCAAACCACCTGCACTCAAAATATACTCAGATGTATGAATCAAAAAATGATGAATTAGACAGACTGAAACCTTCCGGAAAAGTATTGGGTTTATCAAAGGTTTATCACCAGTATTTTATAATTCCCCATGGGAATAGCTCAATGCTTTTCGATTCGAAAAATCTTGGAACCAATGAGAAGATTTCTGTAAAATATATTGATGGCAGTAAGCTCACATATGCTGTAAACAGACTTAACAATGAAATCGATAATTACTCGGATTTTTTCTCAGAAAAACATTCTATTAATGAAATTAAGTTATATTCTCCGGATGCGATTAAAAATAAAAATATTGATATTAAAATTCAGGATTCACTTCAGAGCATAAATTCTGTTATGGAGGATACAAATAGCGAAGATTTTGAATTCAATATCCACCGCCCATCAGGTACATCAGCTGAACTAATAAAAAAGTTGCTCTTCAACGTAAAAGTCAATAATGACCCGTTAATTAATTTAAAATCTGAAAATAAAAATAAAGATTTCAAGGCTATTCCGCCAGACATTACAATTGAAGGGGTAATAAAAAATATCGAAGGGATCATAAGAATTGAGAAGGAAGCAAAAGAAGGTGAAAGCATTGATATCATAAATAAATGTAAAAACCGCTTTTCAGCAATAGACAAAATAACTGCACAGATGAGCATAAATCAGAATAACATTACAAACCATTGCAATAACATAAAATCCTATATAGAATCGTTATCCACAATTGCACTGTGCCCCGAATGCATAAAAAAATATGAAGAGGAGCACGAATCGTATAATATCCGGAATATTATTGAGCAGCGCCTTGAATATACAAAAACCGAACTTAAAAATATGAATATTGATTCAGGAATTTCATTTTTAGATTCAGAAATGGAAATACTGGATGATTTTGGCCTTATACTTCCCAATTCCCTGCTTTATGGTGAATATATAGAAAAAGACCTGCTGGATGTCCATCATGAAGACGGTAAACTTAAAATTACTGCAAATTGTGATAACCATACACAAAATGAAAATATAAGTATTTTTTGCTCAAGCCATGTATTCTGCCGTCCCGCCATGAGCGTTTTTAACGAGCTTAAACAACCAATATTAAATCTGGCTGAAAATATGGACTCTGAACTACAACTTTCAGGGGCAAATATGAGGAATGAACGGTTATCATTAGCCCCATATCATAATATATACAAAGAGCTGGAGCAGCAATACAAAGAGATAGAAATCAGAAAAGAGATGAATAATGAATTTTTAAGAGTAATCCGGGGGATTTAGTTATGGATCAGTCAGAGATAACCATGTTAAATAGCGGATTTAAAAGAATTGAAGATCAGATGAACAGACTTAACAGCCAGTTCAGTTCTATGAATTCAACGTTAAATTCAATTAATCAATTACAAAGAGACGTAGCTCAGGCCGTAAAAGAATCATCTTCGACAATAAATAAACTAAATGAAAATATTAAAAAAATTGAGATTGAGAAAGCAAAAAGTGAGATAAATATCCT
This window harbors:
- a CDS encoding chromosome assembly protein, which encodes MNIKELFKRNQFDKLKIPELQEEEFKLKSRINRLRKEIDKIEKEKKLKFSEGVGADLIKKKMIAQELKQLDMEAKLKVRNFMGMHKQYMFITNLIVIKKYQRELQKTQIWSKIQNISPEVFESSLIKVNLAGKGFDNVLDNLNQIFAMDIADSDSDLDDSEKEMFEIWNNVETGTLDLDEADHMFSIEKDIEKAMEESER
- a CDS encoding ATP-binding protein, which gives rise to MGIDLSGVLSTELKKNVEEYKKARSKNDIGECRDNAHACAVLCYQIAEQQPAFRDKYIANAKKWENIATGKITPSSGSHNKNSSSGPVAVKGSEKNSGNSSEIDFDASSLIETSSVTWNDIGGLDEVKRLVKETVVIAGLKKPDAIKPWKGILLFGPPGTGKTMIAAAAAGSLHATFFNVKSDRVLSKYFGESSKLISSLYETAKVKAPSIIFIDEFDALGSARGEGTSEASRKVLSSLLIELDGLQNKKSDHLLLSMAATNTPWDLDTAVLSRFPRRIFVTLPDEISCRSIIQINTVGLDTSGLDLPGLGRRCVEKLYSGRDIQNLCQQAIWNMIHDKNPRMDELADLPFNELKNRVLNTRELINSDFEESFERIHSPLNNDDLKQYNTWNDEYGERSQC